In the genome of Mycobacteriales bacterium, the window GCTCGCCGGCACCGTCACGTCGAGCTCCAGGTCGTGGCTGACGGTTGCGCGCATGCCGAGCGCATCCCAGGTGGGCACGACCGTGACACCGGGCCCGGCGGGCACGAGGAACTGGCTGATCGCGTCACCGCGGCGCGCGACCACGACGTAGGCATCCGCGTGGCCGGCACCCGAGCAGAACGCCTTCGACCCGGTGATGTGCCAGCCGTCGTCGACCGGTTCGTAGCTCGTGGTCACCTGGGACAGCCTCGACCCGGCACCGCGCTCGCTCATCGCGACCGCGTACAGGCGCCCGTCCGCTGCACCGCGCAGCACGTCGTCGCGGGCGGGGAAGAACGTCTCGGGCACGCCGAGAGCGCGGGCCACCTCGTCGTCGGTGAGCGCGAGCGCGCCCGTGACCGAGACGTGCATGTTGAAGATCAACGCGGTCGAACCGCTGCCGGCCCCCAGCACCGTGGCGATCTCGGCGTAGTCGGCGAACGACGCGCCGGCTCCACCCAGGCGGGCCGGCACCATCAGCCCGAGCAGTCCGGAGCTGCGCAGGTCGTCGAAGTCCTCCGCCGGGAAGCTGCCCTCGATGTCATGACGACCGGCGCGCTGCGCAAAGCCGGGCGCGAGCCGCGCCGCGACGGCCAGTGCCTGCGCGCCGGTGAGCGGCCGCGCCGCGACGTTCGTCATCCGTGCTTGGTCCCGACTGCCTGGAACAGCCCGGCGGTCGACCGGGTGCGCACCATCCGCACCGCCGCGCGCCGGCCAAGCAGCCACATGGCATAGTCCACGGCCGACGGGCGCAGGCCGTTCAACCGCAGCCGGACCCCGCCAAGCTCCGCGGCGGCGAGCAGCTTCCCGCGGTCGACGAACAGCGCGCCGTCGTGCAGCCGAGGTGGCGGGCCGGCCGGCAGCCGCTCGGCGACGGTGATCGAGGAGAACCGCCCCCACCAGGTGTTCGCGATCGCGTCGATGACGAGCGTGCCTCCGGACCGCAGGACGCGGCAGGCCT includes:
- a CDS encoding acyl-CoA dehydrogenase family protein, with the translated sequence MTNVAARPLTGAQALAVAARLAPGFAQRAGRHDIEGSFPAEDFDDLRSSGLLGLMVPARLGGAGASFADYAEIATVLGAGSGSTALIFNMHVSVTGALALTDDEVARALGVPETFFPARDDVLRGAADGRLYAVAMSERGAGSRLSQVTTSYEPVDDGWHITGSKAFCSGAGHADAYVVVARRGDAISQFLVPAGPGVTVVPTWDALGMRATVSHDLELDVTVPASALLGQVEGLAVLLAQVMPQWLVASYAAVYVGVAQAALDAAAQYATDRGLGRLPSVRSRLGRADAAVASAREVVRTMARAVTDAPGEAETNRWVWRAKLLAGEAAMEVAASVLEACGAGATRRGSALERLYRDARCGSLQPATSDVCADWLGYAVLGLDPESDAAVPRW